In the Malus domestica chromosome 16, GDT2T_hap1 genome, one interval contains:
- the LOC139193068 gene encoding uncharacterized protein, whose protein sequence is MIDKITPSSGVAKHAWILMAIDYFTKWVEAKSYAKLTSKEVCDFVEEHLVTRFGVPRTIITDNGTIFTAERVQINHLKTELYTNKKGADSVEKYMLKLKALKDQLVAAGEVVSEIDLIVVALASLSAEFNMIHTMIVTRETPISLKEYRAQLLVAERNVEESQSTLTFPMSIMYCQGESTNAA, encoded by the exons ATGATCGATAAAATTACGCCATCTTCTGGAGTAGCGAAACATGCATGGATACTTATGGCAATTGATTATTTCACTaaatgggtcgaagcaaaatcatacgcCAAATTAACATCCAAGGAGGTTTGTGATTTTGTGGAGGAGCATCTTGTGACCAGATTCGGCGTACCAAGAACGATCATAACTGACAATGgcacaatcttcacagccgaaag GGTTCAAATTAATCATTTGAAGACAGAGCTTTATACTAACAAGAAAGGTGCTGATAGTGTAGAGAAGTATATGCTCAAACTCAAGGCTCTTAAAGATCAATTAGTTGCAGCTGGTGAAGTAGTTTCTGAGATTGATCTAATTGTAGTTGCTTTGGCTAGTTTATCTGCTGAGTTTAATATGATTCATACTATGATTGTAACTCGTGAAACTCCAATTTCCTTAAAGGAATATCGAGCACAATTGTTGGTTGCTGAAAGAAATGTTGAAGAATCTCAATCGACATTGACTTTTCCAATGTCAATAATGTATTGCCAAGGTGAATCTACTAATGCTGCTTAA
- the LOC139193067 gene encoding uncharacterized protein, giving the protein MSAVSLKTFNLASVPILIGGSNYKKWRREIGLLLTLNELDIALDSPKPSELMDKSTKVEKADSERWMRANKIALSILESAMTDTVRGGIKKHALAVDYLKAIENKFKESEKAEISLYMSMLTTYKIDGNTSIRDHIMKMKDGAKKPNSMDVTIGEKQFVFMIL; this is encoded by the coding sequence ATGTCTGCAGTTTCACTTAAGACGTTCAACCTTGCTAGTGTGCCTATTCTCATTGGAGGCAGCAATTACAAGAAATGGAGGCGTGAAATTGGTTTATTGCTGACACTCAATGAGTTAGACATTGCACTAGATTCGCCCAAACCATCAGAATTGATGGATAAGAGTACCAAAGTTGAGAAAGCTGATTCTGAGAGGTGGATGAGGGCTAATAAAATTGCATTATCAATTCTTGAGAGTGCAATGACTGACACAGTGAGAGGGGGCATAAAGAAGCATGCTCTTGCGGTGGATTATCTCAAAGCCATTGAAAACAAGTTCAAGGAGTCTGAAAAGGCAGAAATTAGCTTGTACATGTCAATGTTGACAACTTACAAGATTGATGGGAACACTTCCATCAGGGACCATATAATGAAGATGAAAGATGGAGCAAAAAAGCCTAACTCAATGGATGTGACTATTGGTGAAAAACAATTTGTCTTCATGATTCTGTAA